In Arthrobacter sp. MN05-02, the genomic stretch GGGAGCAGCAGCGGGTCGCTGAGCACCGCCAGCGGCAGGAAGAAGTTGTTCCACGTCCCGACGACGGACAGCAGGAGCACCGTGACGATGGCCGGGCGCAGCAGGGGGAGCGCGATCTGGAAGAACGTGCGGATCTCGCCGGCGCCGTCGATCCGGGCAGCGTCGAGGAGCTCGTCCGGTACCGCCTCCTGGGCGAAGACCCGCATGAGGTACACGCCGAAGGGGCTGAGCAGCGACGGCAGGATGACCGCCCAGATGGTGTTCACGAGTCCCACCGAGCTCAGGAGGACGAAGGTCGGGATGACGAGCGCGGTCAACGGCACCATGACTGCGCCGAGCAAGATGCCGAAGAAGGCTGCCCGACCGCGGAAGTTGTACTTGGCGAAGCCGTAGCCGGCGAGGACCGCCAGGATGGTTGCACCCACGCCACCGGAGATGGCGTAGAGGAACGAGTTGCCGAGCCAGCGCCAGTAGATGCCGTCCTGCCGTTCGAACAGGCCCTGGAGGTTGCTGAAGAAGTGGAATCCGTCGTCGAACCAGAGCGGCCCGCCGGATCCTCCGAACAGGCCCGCCGTGTCCTTGGTGCTTGCGACCGTCAGCCACCAGAGCGGGGTGATGAAGTAGATGACGAGCATCAGCAGGAAGATGTGCGAGCCGATGCGCGGGCCGCCGTTGCGGGCCCGGTTGCGGGCTGCCGTACCGCGTGTCTTCCGTCCGGCGTCCTGCTGCTGGGGGGTGTCTGTGACGAGTGCCATGGCTTATTTCAGTCCGCTCTGCTTGCGGGTCAGGAAGAGGAAGATGAAGGAGAAGACGAACACGACGATCCCGAGCGCGAACGAGATGGCGGAGGCGTAGTTGAACTGGCTGTAGGAGAAAGCCAGCGTGAACGCATACATGTTCGGTGTGTAGGACACCGGGATGGCTCCCTGTGCCACTCCCCTGAGGACCTGCGGTTCGGTGAAGAACTGGAGGGTGCCGATCAGGGCGAAGATGACCACCATGACCAGCGACGAGGAGATCATCGGGACCTTGATGCGCAGGGCGATCTGCCGGTCGGAGGCGCCGTCGAGCACCGCCGCCTCGTAGATCCCGGGGTCGATGCCTCGCAGCGCCGCGTAGATGATGATCATGTAGTAGCCGGCCCACTGCCAGGTGACGATGTTCACGAGGCTGCCGAAGATGCTGTCCTGTGCCAGGAATTCCGGTGCGGCGAGTCCGAAGAGGCCGAAGATGCTGCTGGCCGGACCGAACCGCGGGCTGTAGAGGAAGCCCCACATCAGGGCACCGATGACGACGGGGATCGCGTAGGGGATGAAGATCATCAGGCGGGAGAACTTCGAGGCCCAGGTGGCGAGGTTGTCGAGGACCAGGGCCGCGACGAGTGCCACGAGCATCTGGGCCGGGATCATGATCAGCGCGAACTTCGCCACCGTGCCGAGGCCCTGCAGGAAGATCGGGTCGGTGAACGCCTTGAGGTAGTTGTCGGCGCCGACGAACTTGTTGCCGGTCGCGAGGGTGCTGGTGAACAGGCTCATCCGGAAGGCATAGACCAGCGGAAGGATGAGGAAGGTCAGGAAGATGAGGGCGAAGGGCGCCACGAACAGCCATCCCCAGCGCTGCCTGCGCCGGTAGTTCCTGTCCGGGCGGTGCTTGGCCTGCCGGGATGCCTCGGCGGGGTGTGACGACGTCGGCGCGGTGGTCGTGGCCATGGTGGTCTTTCCTCGAGCTATGGGACGGATGTGTGGCGGACGGACTCCACCCGGAGCGGAGGGAAGGTGCCCGCCACGCGAGCGGGCACCTTCCGACGGCTTACTTCAGGGTGAAGCCCTGCTCGGTCGCGTACTGCTCGAGCGATGCCTGGAGGTCGTCGAGTGCCTGGCCGGCATCCTTCTCGCCCTGCACCATGGCGTAGAGCTGCTCGGTGAGCTGGTCGTAGGCGTAGTTCTGGAACGGGCTGAAGGTCGCGCCCTCGTAGCCCGCAGCAGCGTCGAGGAACACGTCCTTGTTGATCTGCTGTCCGCCGAAGAACTCGTACTCCTTGTTGGCGAACGCCTCGGACTCGAGCACGGGGGCGTAGGACGGGAAGAGTGCTCCCTTGTCCACACCGAGGTTCATGCCCTCCTCGTTGCCGAAGATGCCCATGGCGACCTTCGCTGCGAGCTCCTTGTCCTTCGCCTGTTCCGTCACGGCGAAGGTGGAGCCGCCCCAGTTCACCTGCACGGGGTTGGCTGCGTCCCACTGCGGCAGCGGCGCCGCACGCCAGACCGCGGTCGGATCGGCATCGGACAGGCCCTGCAGGTAGCCGGGGCCCCAGGCAGCGGCGAGGTAGACGGCGTAGGAACCGTCGACGAGCTTGGTGTTGTAGTCGGCGGTGAAGGCGTCATCGGTCGCGACGAGGCCGTCCTTCACGAGGCCGTCCCAGTACTCGAGGACCTTCTTCGCGCCCTCGTCGTTGACCTTGATGCCGATCTCCTGCGGGTTCGCGGAGTCGTACTCGAACGGCACGGAGCCGGCTTGGGCGAAGAGAGCCTGGTTGAAGGCACGGCCGTTGGTCGGGAAGTCGCCGATGATCGCGCCGCTGCCGGACTCCTTCAGCTGGCGGGCCGCTGCCTCGAACTCCTCCCACGTGGTCGGCACCGCGATGCCTGCGGCATCGAAGAGGTCCTGGCGGTAGAGCATGCCCATGGGGCCGCCGTCGACCGGGATGGCGTAGACCGCGTCACCGCTGCTCGCGTCCTCCCAGGCGCCCTCGGCGTAGTCCGCCTTGACGTCGTCGGCGCCGAACTCGGTGAGGTCCACGAGCGCGTCACGGATGGTGAAGCTGGAGAGGACCTCTGATTCGAGCTGGATGACGTCAGGGGCTCCTGACCCGGACTCGATCGACGTCGAGAACTTCGTGTACTCGTCGTTGCCCTGGCCTGCGTTCGTCCAGCAGATCTGGACGTCGTCATTGGCGTTGTTGAACTGGTCGACGACCTCGTTGAACGCGGGGTACCAGGCCCAGACCGTGACCTGGGGCGCTTCGGCGTTGACGATGGTGTTGGTGCAGGACGCCGCTTCCGAGCCGCCTCCCCCGCCGCTTCCGCTTCCTCCGGAGCAGCCGGTCAATGCTACGGCAGTGGCGGCGACGATGCCGGCCGTTGCCAGGAACTTGGCTTTCATATCTCTTGCTTCCTCTCGCGGTGGCATTCCACCGTGGTCCGCCCCGGAGGGCGGCCGGTCCAGGTGCTGCAGGGAGGAGGATCGCCGGAGCACACGATGCTGCGCCCGCTCGAATCTTCCTTGATCCGGGTCCGCCGTCCTGCCGACCACCTCCTTCGGAGGGGTTCCGCAAGTGTCGGTTCCGTCGTTTACATCGTTGTAGGTAAACGATGTAGAAAGAAGCATGCAGAGTGAAGCGGGTCACTGTCAAGCAGCTGGGCGAAAATTTCGGTCGCGGTCGGAGCACTAGCCCGGAAGAGCGGAGGACTCCCGTTCGATCAGGCGGAAACGCGCCTCGATCTCCCGTGGCGGGACGTCGCTCTCCCGCGCCGAGATGCGCTCCTGCAGGACACGCACGGCGGTATCGGCGATCTCGTCCCGGCCAGGATCGATGGTCGAGAGCGTGGGCAGGGAGTACCTGCCCTCGTCGAGATCGTCGAAGCCGATGACGGCGACGTCGTCGGGAATCCGCAGGCCCGCCTCCTGCAGCACCCGCATGGCACCGAGGGCCAGCGTGTCGTTCAGGCCGAACACCGCATCGAAGTCGACGCCGGACTCCAGCAGCTGCCGCATCGACGTGGCACCGTTCGAGCGATGCCACAGGGTCGTGTAGCCCAGAAGCCTCGGGTCGAACGGAACGCCGGCTTCCTCGAGCGCCTGCCGGTAGCCCCGCAGGCGCAACCCGGCGGAACCGATCACCTCACCCTCGTGGGCACCGACGACGGCGATCCGGCGACGGCCCTTGGACAGCAGGTGTGCCGTCGCGGCCTGCGCGGACTCGACGTTGCTCATCGTCACGTGGTCGGTGGGCCCACCGAAGATCCGTTCGCCGAGGAGGACGAGCGGGAAGCTGACGTTCAGGTGGTCGGCGTCCTCATTGCACATGCCGAGCGGGCTGAACAGGAGCCCGTCGGTCATCTGGAGCCGCGGGCTGGAGAGGATCTCGAGCTCGTGGGCGCGGTCCCCTCCCGTCTGCTCGATGAGGACCTTCAGGCCCCGCCGTTCGGCGGCCTTGATGATGGAGTCCGCCAGTTCCGCGAAGTAGCTCAACGAGAGTTCGGGCACGGCGAGTCCGATCACGCCGGTCCTGCCCGAGCGCAGGCTGCGCGCCGAGAGGTTGGGACTGTACCCGAGCTCGGAGATGGCCTGCATGACGCGCTGCTTGGTGTCGGCGCGGATGTGCTGGTAGTCGTTGATGACGTTCGAGACGGTCTTGATCGAGACACCGGCCGCCAGCGCGACGTCCTTCAGTGTGGCCGCCATGCCGCTCCCTCGATCCACCCGTGATGCCCTGTACGCCACGCGTGAGGTGAGTCTACAACGTTGTAGGATGAGCGGGCACCCCGTGCGGACGGAGTGCGCAGCACCTCCCCCATCGTCGCGATACCGGGCAGACAAGGACCACCATGATCGAGGAACAGGTACGGGACCGACTCAACTGGGCGGGCAATTACGAGTACCGTGCCCGGACGATGGAGCACCCCACCTCTCTCGCCGACCTGCAGCGCGCTGTGGCCGGGGCCACCCGCGTCAGGGCGCTCGGTTCACGCCACTCCTTCAACGACATCGCCGACAGCCCGGGGACCCTCGTCGCCCTGGACGTCCTCGATCCGGGCGTCGAGATCGACGCCGCCGCACTCACCGTCACGGTCGCAGCGGGCGTGCGCTACGGCGTCCTCGCGGAACACCTGCAGCGCCGCGGCTTCGCGATCCACAACCTGGCCTCGCTCCCCCACATCTCGGTCGGCGGCGCCATCGCCACCGCCACCCATGGCTCCGGGAACGCCAACGGCAACCTCGCCACGGCCGTGGTCGGGCTCGAGTTCGTCACGGCATCGGGCGACGTGCTCACCGTGGCGAAGGGCGACGCCGACTTCGACGGCATGGTGGTGAACCTCGGTGCGCTCGGTGTCGTCCACCGCGTGACCCTGCGGATCGAACCGAGCTTCGACGTGCGCCAGGACGTGTTCACGGAGGTGCCGTGGGACGCGGTGCTCGCGGACTACGACGCCGCCACCGCCTCCGCGTACAGCGTCAGCCTCTTCACGGACTGGTCCGGCGACACCATCGGCCAGGCCTGGCTCAAGACCAGGACGGACAGCGGTACACCGGCACCCCGGACGTTCTACGGGGGCGCACCGGCGGACCGGGCGTACCACCCGGTACCGGGCGTCGCCGCGGACCACTGCACGCAGCAGCTCGGCGTTCCCGGACCATGGTCGGACCGGCTCGCCCACTTCCGCCTCGCCTTCACCCCCAGCAACGGCCAGGAACTACAGACCGAGTACCTCGTGGGGCGCGAGCACGCCGTCGAGGCCATCGAGGCCATGCGCGCCCTCGCACCCAGGATCACTCCGCTGCTGCTGGTCTCGGAGGTGCGGTCGATGGCCGCGGACGAACTCTGGATGAGCAACAACTACCAGCGGGACGGGATCGGCCTGCACTTCACCTGGAAGCCGCTGCAGCCGGAGGTCGAGGCGCTCCTGCCCGAGATCGAGGCCGCACT encodes the following:
- a CDS encoding ABC transporter permease; the encoded protein is MALVTDTPQQQDAGRKTRGTAARNRARNGGPRIGSHIFLLMLVIYFITPLWWLTVASTKDTAGLFGGSGGPLWFDDGFHFFSNLQGLFERQDGIYWRWLGNSFLYAISGGVGATILAVLAGYGFAKYNFRGRAAFFGILLGAVMVPLTALVIPTFVLLSSVGLVNTIWAVILPSLLSPFGVYLMRVFAQEAVPDELLDAARIDGAGEIRTFFQIALPLLRPAIVTVLLLSVVGTWNNFFLPLAVLSDPLLLPVTVGLNGWQALSNAGSGGEALWNLITTGAFISIIPLIIAFLSLQKYWQGGLSLGSLK
- a CDS encoding ABC transporter permease, whose product is MATTTAPTSSHPAEASRQAKHRPDRNYRRRQRWGWLFVAPFALIFLTFLILPLVYAFRMSLFTSTLATGNKFVGADNYLKAFTDPIFLQGLGTVAKFALIMIPAQMLVALVAALVLDNLATWASKFSRLMIFIPYAIPVVIGALMWGFLYSPRFGPASSIFGLFGLAAPEFLAQDSIFGSLVNIVTWQWAGYYMIIIYAALRGIDPGIYEAAVLDGASDRQIALRIKVPMISSSLVMVVIFALIGTLQFFTEPQVLRGVAQGAIPVSYTPNMYAFTLAFSYSQFNYASAISFALGIVVFVFSFIFLFLTRKQSGLK
- a CDS encoding sugar ABC transporter substrate-binding protein → MKAKFLATAGIVAATAVALTGCSGGSGSGGGGGSEAASCTNTIVNAEAPQVTVWAWYPAFNEVVDQFNNANDDVQICWTNAGQGNDEYTKFSTSIESGSGAPDVIQLESEVLSSFTIRDALVDLTEFGADDVKADYAEGAWEDASSGDAVYAIPVDGGPMGMLYRQDLFDAAGIAVPTTWEEFEAAARQLKESGSGAIIGDFPTNGRAFNQALFAQAGSVPFEYDSANPQEIGIKVNDEGAKKVLEYWDGLVKDGLVATDDAFTADYNTKLVDGSYAVYLAAAWGPGYLQGLSDADPTAVWRAAPLPQWDAANPVQVNWGGSTFAVTEQAKDKELAAKVAMGIFGNEEGMNLGVDKGALFPSYAPVLESEAFANKEYEFFGGQQINKDVFLDAAAGYEGATFSPFQNYAYDQLTEQLYAMVQGEKDAGQALDDLQASLEQYATEQGFTLK
- a CDS encoding LacI family transcriptional regulator, encoding MAATLKDVALAAGVSIKTVSNVINDYQHIRADTKQRVMQAISELGYSPNLSARSLRSGRTGVIGLAVPELSLSYFAELADSIIKAAERRGLKVLIEQTGGDRAHELEILSSPRLQMTDGLLFSPLGMCNEDADHLNVSFPLVLLGERIFGGPTDHVTMSNVESAQAATAHLLSKGRRRIAVVGAHEGEVIGSAGLRLRGYRQALEEAGVPFDPRLLGYTTLWHRSNGATSMRQLLESGVDFDAVFGLNDTLALGAMRVLQEAGLRIPDDVAVIGFDDLDEGRYSLPTLSTIDPGRDEIADTAVRVLQERISARESDVPPREIEARFRLIERESSALPG
- a CDS encoding xylitol oxidase, yielding MIEEQVRDRLNWAGNYEYRARTMEHPTSLADLQRAVAGATRVRALGSRHSFNDIADSPGTLVALDVLDPGVEIDAAALTVTVAAGVRYGVLAEHLQRRGFAIHNLASLPHISVGGAIATATHGSGNANGNLATAVVGLEFVTASGDVLTVAKGDADFDGMVVNLGALGVVHRVTLRIEPSFDVRQDVFTEVPWDAVLADYDAATASAYSVSLFTDWSGDTIGQAWLKTRTDSGTPAPRTFYGGAPADRAYHPVPGVAADHCTQQLGVPGPWSDRLAHFRLAFTPSNGQELQTEYLVGREHAVEAIEAMRALAPRITPLLLVSEVRSMAADELWMSNNYQRDGIGLHFTWKPLQPEVEALLPEIEAALAPLSARPHWGKLFLAGAAQLAPVYPRFDDFRRLALRLDPSGKFRNDFLDRTVFGTSA